From one Streptomyces sp. N50 genomic stretch:
- a CDS encoding Lrp/AsnC family transcriptional regulator yields the protein MDEVDRSILAVLEQHGRISNNELAARVGLSPSPCLRRVRQLEESGVIRGYRALIDPAAIGRSLRVFAGVRLMRHTRADVVAFEHGVTRLPEVVACHHITGNFDYLLQVEVADLPAYEDFHANQLATLPGVATVTSYVTMKTLTADTDTGTA from the coding sequence ATGGACGAGGTGGACCGATCGATTCTGGCCGTACTGGAACAGCACGGCCGCATCAGCAACAACGAGCTGGCCGCCCGCGTCGGGCTCTCGCCGTCCCCCTGTCTGCGGCGCGTGCGCCAGCTGGAGGAGTCCGGGGTCATCCGCGGCTATCGCGCGCTGATCGACCCCGCCGCGATCGGCCGCAGCCTGCGGGTCTTCGCGGGCGTACGGCTGATGCGGCACACGCGCGCGGACGTGGTCGCCTTCGAACACGGGGTCACCCGGCTGCCCGAGGTGGTCGCCTGCCACCACATCACCGGCAACTTCGACTACCTCCTCCAGGTGGAGGTGGCCGACCTCCCGGCCTACGAGGACTTCCACGCCAACCAGCTGGCGACCCTGCCCGGCGTCGCCACGGTGACCAGCTACGTCACGATGAAGACGCTCACGGCCGACACCGACACGGGCACCGCCTGA
- a CDS encoding aminotransferase class I/II-fold pyridoxal phosphate-dependent enzyme: MPGKSTITVHADRAVHPSRAVAPPIYQTAAFSAEDGETFARGAVAARGKDFYTRFGNPNHAQVAAVVAELENTEAAMVTASGMAALTTAVLALVSAGDHVIGQRSTYGGTASVLLNLLPRLGVTTTLVDQTDPEAFARALTPRTRLILVETPSNPLLRITDLRAVAELARAHDVLTMADNTFATPLNQRPVDFGIDLVWHSATKYLNGHSDVSAGVLAGPAELLDRIWDVGLLTGATLGPIDAWLLLRGMRTLPLRVPRHNANGLALAEALSSHPAVTKVHYPGLATHPQHKLAVDQMSGFGGVLGIEFAGGFEMADAFLGRLRYPRRSASLGGVESLAVHPASMWRGMLSEQQLADSVPLGLVRLAAGTEDTADLVADALEAADAVLTEAATT, encoded by the coding sequence ATGCCGGGCAAGAGCACCATCACCGTTCACGCCGACCGCGCGGTCCACCCGAGCCGTGCCGTGGCCCCGCCCATCTACCAGACGGCGGCGTTCTCGGCCGAGGACGGGGAGACGTTCGCGCGAGGGGCCGTAGCAGCACGTGGCAAGGACTTCTACACCCGGTTCGGCAACCCGAACCACGCCCAAGTCGCCGCCGTCGTGGCGGAGTTGGAGAACACCGAGGCGGCCATGGTCACCGCGTCCGGGATGGCCGCGCTCACCACGGCCGTGCTGGCGCTGGTGTCTGCCGGTGACCATGTCATCGGGCAGCGGTCCACCTACGGGGGTACGGCGTCGGTGCTGCTGAACCTGTTGCCCCGGCTCGGGGTGACCACCACGCTGGTCGATCAGACCGACCCGGAGGCGTTCGCGAGGGCGCTGACCCCGCGGACCCGGCTGATCCTGGTGGAGACCCCGAGCAACCCGCTGCTGCGGATCACCGACCTGCGCGCCGTAGCCGAACTGGCCCGCGCGCACGACGTGTTGACCATGGCGGACAACACCTTCGCCACCCCGCTCAACCAGCGACCGGTGGACTTCGGTATCGACCTGGTGTGGCACAGCGCGACCAAGTATCTGAACGGGCATTCCGATGTGTCCGCGGGCGTGCTGGCCGGGCCGGCCGAACTCCTCGACCGGATATGGGACGTCGGGCTCCTGACCGGTGCCACGCTCGGGCCGATCGACGCGTGGCTGCTGCTGCGCGGGATGCGCACCCTGCCCTTGCGGGTGCCGCGGCACAACGCCAACGGCCTTGCCCTCGCTGAGGCGTTGAGCTCGCATCCGGCGGTGACGAAGGTGCACTATCCCGGGCTGGCGACGCACCCGCAGCACAAGCTGGCCGTGGACCAGATGAGCGGTTTCGGCGGGGTGCTCGGCATCGAGTTCGCCGGTGGGTTCGAGATGGCCGACGCGTTTCTGGGGCGGCTGCGTTACCCGCGTCGGTCGGCCAGTCTCGGGGGCGTGGAGTCGCTGGCCGTGCATCCGGCGTCGATGTGGCGCGGGATGCTCAGCGAGCAACAGCTCGCGGACTCCGTGCCGTTGGGGCTGGTCCGGCTGGCGGCGGGGACCGAGGACACGGCGGATCTCGTCGCGGACGCGCTGGAGGCGGCCGACGCCGTGCTGACTGAAGCGGCGACCACCTGA
- a CDS encoding amidohydrolase family protein: MTKKTLLTGGTVVSMDPAVGDLARGDVLIEDGVIVEVAERVDASDAEVIDATDRIVMPGFVDNHRHSWQTAFRGAGADWTFPEWALAMHRTVKPHYRPEDVYAGTLLGRLEALHSGVTTMLDWYHVAQTHDHEDAAVAALRDAPGRSIFCLGAGWGTADSVDADIRRVRSDLTGDGLVTMAFGLRGPDDTGMDTVARELKLADELGLRTSLHIEAAGTVTDLHAHGLLRGTTTFVHANGISDEELRMLADAGASLSVSPDVELKMGFGSPVTGRALAAGVRPTLSVDDVPSAGGDMFSTMRTAFAVQRGLDGGLRSRDLLEFTTIDAARSCGLDARTGSVTPGKDADLILLRTDDLTVFPVTDPAGSIVSAGHPGLVDTVLVAGQVVKRDGELVGVDLPALRARLLASRDRIAAAAGIPVDGTWRPVA, translated from the coding sequence ATGACGAAGAAAACCCTGCTCACCGGCGGCACCGTGGTCAGCATGGACCCGGCGGTCGGCGATCTCGCACGCGGTGACGTGCTGATCGAGGACGGTGTGATCGTCGAGGTGGCGGAGCGCGTCGACGCTTCGGACGCCGAGGTGATCGACGCGACCGACCGGATCGTCATGCCCGGCTTCGTCGACAACCACCGGCACAGCTGGCAGACCGCGTTCCGGGGCGCCGGCGCGGACTGGACGTTCCCCGAGTGGGCGCTGGCCATGCACCGCACGGTCAAGCCCCACTACCGGCCCGAGGACGTCTACGCCGGCACCCTGCTCGGCCGACTGGAGGCGCTGCACTCCGGTGTGACCACGATGCTGGACTGGTACCACGTCGCCCAGACCCACGACCACGAGGACGCCGCCGTCGCCGCGCTGCGGGACGCGCCGGGGCGGTCGATCTTCTGCCTCGGCGCGGGCTGGGGCACCGCCGACTCCGTGGACGCCGACATCCGCCGCGTCCGCTCCGACCTGACCGGCGACGGCCTGGTCACCATGGCGTTCGGCCTGCGCGGACCCGACGACACCGGCATGGACACCGTCGCCCGGGAACTGAAGCTGGCGGACGAACTCGGCCTGCGCACCAGCCTGCACATCGAAGCCGCCGGGACGGTCACCGACCTCCACGCGCACGGTCTGCTGCGGGGGACCACCACGTTCGTGCACGCCAACGGGATCAGCGACGAAGAGCTGCGGATGCTCGCGGACGCGGGCGCCTCCCTGTCCGTCAGCCCGGACGTCGAGCTGAAGATGGGCTTCGGATCGCCGGTCACCGGGCGGGCGTTGGCGGCCGGCGTGCGCCCGACCCTGTCCGTCGACGACGTCCCCTCGGCCGGCGGTGACATGTTCTCCACTATGCGTACGGCCTTCGCCGTGCAGCGCGGTCTGGACGGCGGCCTGCGCTCCCGCGACCTGCTGGAGTTCACCACGATCGACGCCGCCCGCTCCTGCGGACTCGACGCCCGCACCGGCAGCGTCACCCCCGGCAAGGACGCCGACCTGATCCTCCTGCGCACCGACGACCTGACGGTGTTCCCGGTCACCGACCCGGCCGGCAGCATCGTCAGCGCGGGCCACCCCGGCCTGGTCGACACCGTCCTCGTCGCCGGTCAAGTGGTCAAGCGGGACGGGGAGTTGGTGGGCGTTGACCTGCCGGCGCTCAGGGCCCGGCTGCTCGCGTCCCGCGACCGGATCGCGGCGGCGGCGGGCATTCCGGTCGACGGTACGTGGCGGCCGGTGGCGTGA
- a CDS encoding bifunctional 4-hydroxy-2-oxoglutarate aldolase/2-dehydro-3-deoxy-phosphogluconate aldolase: MTPDFLPQLAKDRVIAVVRAPEIPDAAALCEALRAGGIRWIEFTRTTPGLVGHLRRAVADGQDGVGAGTVMTGEQAEELIEAGAQYLVTPGCRPGVAEAAAAAGVPVVMGALSPTEVGMALDLGVDAVKIFPARAFGPRHFRDLAGPFPDVPLVASGGVDAENAAGFLAAGARAVCAGSEVVPPAVVAAGDWAEITRRARAFTDALSAVPSPV; this comes from the coding sequence ATGACCCCCGACTTCCTCCCCCAGTTGGCGAAGGACCGTGTGATCGCCGTCGTCCGGGCGCCGGAGATACCCGATGCCGCGGCGCTGTGCGAGGCGTTGCGGGCGGGTGGCATCCGGTGGATCGAGTTCACCCGGACCACCCCTGGACTCGTCGGGCATCTGCGGCGCGCGGTGGCCGACGGGCAGGACGGTGTCGGTGCCGGGACGGTGATGACCGGCGAGCAGGCCGAGGAGTTGATCGAGGCGGGGGCTCAGTATCTCGTCACCCCGGGCTGCCGGCCCGGTGTCGCCGAGGCGGCAGCGGCGGCCGGGGTGCCGGTCGTCATGGGTGCCCTGTCGCCGACGGAGGTCGGGATGGCCCTCGACCTGGGCGTGGACGCGGTGAAGATCTTCCCGGCGCGCGCCTTCGGCCCCCGGCACTTCCGTGACCTGGCCGGTCCCTTCCCGGACGTACCGCTGGTGGCGTCGGGCGGGGTCGACGCGGAGAACGCGGCCGGGTTCCTCGCGGCCGGGGCGCGTGCCGTGTGCGCCGGTTCGGAGGTCGTACCGCCCGCTGTCGTGGCCGCGGGCGACTGGGCCGAGATCACGCGCCGGGCCCGTGCCTTCACCGACGCGCTGTCCGCCGTACCGTCGCCGGTGTAG
- a CDS encoding sugar kinase — protein sequence MLLPPTTGRRVKAADVVCVGETMAVLSPPDSRPFDEQPTLAMAIGGAESNVACGLAGLGHRVAWLSRLGDDPFARRILAELTARGVDVTGVETDPARPTGVYFKDPAPEGTRTHYYRSGSAATLMGPELTRLPVLRRARIVHLSGVAAALSESCAGLLEAILVDRALNREAEGPGKSNEPDGPGEADKAAGPIVSFDVNHRPALWRSGTADAAKNLLNLARAADIVFVGRDEAEALWGTARPDDVAELLGPAPLIVVKDAEHGATSYAAGTRTFVPALPTQVVEPVGAGDAFAAGYLSAVLEHRDERSRLRLGHLAASAALRTRDDVPEMPPRTETDRRLALDDVGWSRAATA from the coding sequence GTGCTCTTGCCCCCTACGACCGGCCGACGGGTGAAGGCTGCCGACGTCGTGTGCGTCGGCGAGACGATGGCCGTCCTCAGTCCGCCGGACAGCCGTCCGTTCGACGAACAGCCGACGCTCGCGATGGCCATCGGCGGTGCCGAGTCCAACGTCGCCTGCGGGCTCGCCGGTCTCGGTCACCGGGTCGCGTGGCTGAGCCGCCTGGGCGACGACCCGTTCGCGCGCCGCATCCTGGCCGAACTCACCGCGCGGGGCGTGGACGTGACGGGAGTGGAGACCGACCCGGCCCGCCCGACCGGCGTCTACTTCAAGGACCCTGCACCGGAGGGCACCCGTACGCACTACTACCGGAGCGGATCGGCCGCGACCCTGATGGGCCCGGAGCTGACCCGGCTGCCCGTGCTGCGCCGGGCCCGCATCGTGCATCTGTCGGGCGTCGCGGCGGCGCTCTCCGAGAGTTGCGCCGGGCTGCTGGAGGCGATCCTGGTCGACCGCGCGCTCAACAGGGAGGCCGAAGGGCCAGGTAAGTCCAATGAGCCCGATGGGCCAGGTGAGGCAGATAAGGCAGCCGGCCCGATCGTCTCCTTCGACGTCAACCACCGCCCCGCGCTGTGGCGTTCGGGCACCGCCGACGCCGCGAAGAACCTGCTCAACCTCGCCCGCGCCGCCGACATCGTGTTCGTCGGCCGGGACGAGGCCGAGGCGCTGTGGGGCACGGCCCGCCCGGACGACGTGGCCGAACTCCTCGGCCCCGCACCGCTGATCGTCGTCAAGGACGCCGAACACGGAGCGACCTCGTACGCCGCCGGCACCCGTACGTTCGTCCCCGCGCTGCCCACCCAGGTGGTCGAACCGGTGGGCGCGGGCGACGCGTTCGCCGCCGGTTACCTCTCGGCGGTACTGGAGCATCGGGACGAACGGTCCCGTCTGCGCCTCGGCCATCTCGCGGCGTCCGCTGCGTTGCGGACGAGGGACGACGTGCCCGAGATGCCTCCGCGCACGGAGACCGATCGCCGGCTCGCGCTGGACGATGTGGGGTGGTCCAGGGCGGCGACGGCATGA
- a CDS encoding L-idonate 5-dehydrogenase → MSTGRMRAVVVHGPGDVRIDERDRPTPGAGEVLLALEWGGICGSDIAYWKNGASGTASLAHPLVLGHEVAGRIAALGAGVTGLDEGQQVTVHPAQLVGDGILPDRIAGRTNLYPHVRYFGSAAFDPHTDGGFSEFRTVRAAQVRPLPDGVDTQQGALAEPLAVALHAVGRVPALRGRTVLVNGAGPIGSLVVAAAKHSGAGTVIATDLSANSLAVARAMGADETRDISRGESLPEDVEVVFEASGAPSALGPVLRSTARGGTLVQVGNLPGTAVSAALGDLVTREITWIGSYRFVEEIDDALRALRDGLDVSPVITHRFPLERAEEALAVAADPGSGSSKVLLRLGGGAGGTNSGAADAGWSDSGTPHSRTSDSGT, encoded by the coding sequence ATGAGTACGGGCCGTATGAGGGCCGTCGTGGTGCACGGCCCCGGAGACGTCCGCATCGACGAACGGGACCGGCCGACGCCGGGCGCGGGCGAGGTGCTGCTCGCGCTGGAGTGGGGCGGGATCTGCGGATCGGACATCGCCTACTGGAAGAACGGCGCGTCCGGTACGGCGTCGTTGGCGCACCCGCTGGTCCTCGGCCACGAGGTCGCGGGCCGGATCGCGGCACTCGGCGCCGGGGTCACCGGCCTGGACGAGGGACAGCAAGTCACCGTCCATCCGGCCCAGTTGGTCGGCGACGGCATCCTCCCGGACCGGATCGCCGGACGCACCAACCTCTACCCGCACGTCCGTTACTTCGGCTCGGCGGCCTTCGACCCGCACACGGACGGCGGGTTCAGCGAATTCCGTACGGTCCGCGCGGCCCAGGTCCGCCCGCTGCCGGACGGCGTCGACACCCAACAGGGCGCCCTGGCCGAGCCGTTGGCGGTCGCCCTGCACGCCGTGGGCCGGGTGCCGGCGCTGCGCGGACGGACGGTCCTGGTCAACGGGGCAGGTCCCATCGGCTCGTTGGTGGTCGCGGCGGCGAAACACTCCGGGGCGGGCACGGTCATCGCCACCGACCTCTCCGCCAACTCCCTCGCCGTGGCGCGCGCGATGGGCGCCGACGAGACGCGGGACATCTCGCGCGGCGAGTCCCTGCCGGAGGACGTCGAGGTCGTCTTCGAGGCGTCCGGCGCCCCCTCGGCACTGGGCCCGGTCCTACGGTCCACGGCGCGCGGCGGCACCCTCGTCCAGGTCGGCAACCTCCCCGGTACGGCGGTCTCCGCCGCCCTCGGTGACCTGGTCACCCGTGAGATCACCTGGATCGGCTCCTACCGCTTCGTCGAGGAGATCGACGACGCGTTGCGCGCGCTGCGGGACGGGCTGGACGTGTCGCCGGTGATCACGCACCGGTTCCCGCTGGAGCGGGCGGAGGAGGCGCTGGCGGTGGCGGCGGATCCGGGGAGCGGGAGCAGCAAGGTGCTGCTGCGGCTGGGTGGTGGGGCTGGTGGGACCAACTCCGGTGCGGCTGACGCCGGTTGGTCCGACTCCGGTACGCCCCACTCCCGTACGTCCGACTCCGGTACGTGA
- a CDS encoding MFS transporter yields the protein MMQDTPVPARTQPSPPARRTTRDLTKAAVSGWLGTAMEFMDFQLYSLAAAIVFNKIFFPDVSPAIGLIAAMATYGVGYVARLVGAVYFGRMGDRIGRKKVLVITILLMGGSTTLIGALPTYAAIGILAPSLLVLLRLVQGFGAGAEIAGATVLLAEYAPVRRRGLIASLVSLGTNSGTLAASGLWAVLIGVLSEDQLLSWGWRLPFLLSFVLMLFAVWLRRGLKESPVFEERADVVDGVAMTRGEVESTIAEKGEHRVDVLVAGIRQRKGRAFFLALGLRLGQAGNSGLIQTFLVGYIATNLSVGRSVPTDAIVYGSLLGFATVPAVGLLGDRYGRRPVYMAFSLLTAVIAFPVMFLIASGSAAAVMSGMVLGLNVGVLGLFSLESVTMAELFGSRTRFTQLALAKEIGGILTTAIGPVLAASLTAVTGSWWPIAVMLIVYSLITLVSAYLAPETRGRDLVRLEDAV from the coding sequence ATGATGCAGGACACCCCCGTCCCCGCCCGCACACAACCATCGCCGCCCGCCCGGCGCACGACCCGCGATCTCACCAAGGCCGCCGTCTCGGGCTGGCTCGGCACGGCCATGGAGTTCATGGACTTCCAGCTGTACTCGCTGGCCGCCGCGATCGTCTTCAACAAGATCTTCTTCCCGGACGTCAGCCCGGCCATCGGCCTGATCGCCGCGATGGCGACCTACGGCGTCGGCTATGTCGCCCGCCTCGTCGGTGCCGTCTACTTCGGGCGGATGGGCGACCGGATCGGCCGCAAGAAGGTCCTCGTCATCACGATCCTGCTGATGGGCGGGTCCACCACCCTCATCGGCGCGCTGCCCACCTACGCCGCGATCGGCATCCTCGCGCCGAGCCTGCTGGTCCTGCTGCGGCTGGTGCAGGGCTTCGGCGCCGGGGCCGAGATAGCGGGCGCGACCGTGCTGCTCGCCGAGTACGCCCCCGTGCGCAGGCGCGGCCTGATCGCCTCGCTGGTGTCGCTCGGCACGAACTCCGGGACGCTCGCCGCGTCGGGTCTGTGGGCCGTCCTCATCGGTGTCCTCAGCGAGGACCAACTCCTCTCCTGGGGCTGGCGGTTGCCGTTCCTGCTGAGCTTCGTCCTCATGCTGTTCGCGGTCTGGCTGCGGCGCGGCCTCAAGGAGAGCCCGGTCTTCGAGGAACGCGCCGATGTCGTCGACGGCGTGGCGATGACCCGCGGCGAGGTCGAGTCCACGATCGCCGAGAAGGGCGAACACCGGGTCGACGTCCTCGTGGCGGGCATCCGCCAGCGCAAGGGCAGGGCGTTCTTCCTCGCATTGGGCCTGCGCCTGGGCCAGGCGGGCAACTCCGGGCTGATCCAGACGTTCCTCGTCGGCTACATCGCCACCAACCTCTCGGTCGGCCGCTCCGTCCCCACGGACGCGATCGTCTACGGCTCGCTGCTCGGCTTCGCGACCGTGCCGGCCGTGGGCCTGCTGGGCGACCGCTACGGACGCCGCCCGGTCTACATGGCGTTCTCCCTCCTGACCGCCGTCATCGCCTTCCCGGTGATGTTCCTCATCGCGTCCGGCTCCGCGGCGGCTGTGATGTCCGGCATGGTGCTCGGCCTGAACGTCGGTGTCCTCGGCCTGTTCTCGCTGGAGAGCGTGACGATGGCCGAACTCTTCGGCTCCCGCACCCGGTTCACCCAGCTCGCGCTCGCCAAGGAGATCGGCGGCATCCTCACCACCGCGATCGGCCCGGTCCTCGCGGCGTCGCTCACCGCCGTCACCGGCAGCTGGTGGCCCATCGCGGTGATGCTCATCGTCTACTCGCTCATCACCCTCGTCAGCGCGTATCTCGCCCCCGAGACACGCGGACGCGACCTGGTCCGACTGGAGGACGCCGTATGA